A region of Reichenbachiella carrageenanivorans DNA encodes the following proteins:
- the hppD gene encoding 4-hydroxyphenylpyruvate dioxygenase — MATGLENTNYGIEKIFADAEDFLPLNGTDHLELYVSNAKQAAHYYKTAFGFQSLAYSGLETGNKDYESYVVVQDKIRLVLTSPLKAGTPVGKHIDDHGDGVKVVALWVDDAEYSFNETVKRGAKPYLKPETKTDDHGEVKISGIHTYGETVHLFIERKNYQGVFLPGFKKWETTYNPLPIGLKFVDHMVGNVGWGEMNQWVEFYAKVMGFTQLISFDDKDISTDYTALMSKVMSNGNGRIKFPINEPAEGKKKSQVEEYLDFYAGAGIQHIAVATDNIIETVTAMYERGVEFLKVPATYYETVLDRVGEIDEDLEPLKELGILIDRDDEGYLLQIFTKPIEPRPTMFFEIIQRKGAQSFGKGNFKALFEAIEREQEVRGTL, encoded by the coding sequence ATGGCAACAGGACTTGAAAACACAAACTACGGAATAGAAAAAATATTTGCAGACGCAGAAGACTTTCTTCCTCTCAATGGCACCGACCATTTGGAGCTTTATGTAAGCAATGCCAAGCAGGCCGCACATTATTACAAAACGGCCTTTGGCTTTCAATCGTTGGCCTACTCTGGCCTGGAAACAGGCAACAAAGACTACGAGTCATATGTAGTAGTACAAGATAAAATCAGGCTGGTACTGACCTCTCCCCTCAAAGCTGGCACACCTGTAGGCAAGCATATAGACGACCATGGTGATGGTGTAAAAGTAGTAGCACTATGGGTAGACGATGCCGAATACTCATTTAATGAAACAGTAAAAAGAGGCGCCAAACCCTACCTAAAACCCGAAACCAAAACCGACGATCACGGTGAAGTGAAAATCTCAGGCATTCACACATATGGTGAAACCGTGCACCTATTTATAGAAAGAAAAAACTATCAGGGCGTGTTTCTTCCTGGTTTTAAGAAATGGGAAACCACTTATAACCCTTTGCCTATTGGTTTGAAATTCGTGGATCACATGGTGGGCAATGTAGGCTGGGGTGAAATGAACCAATGGGTGGAATTTTATGCCAAGGTCATGGGCTTTACCCAACTGATTTCATTTGATGACAAAGACATCTCTACCGACTACACCGCACTCATGAGCAAAGTCATGAGCAATGGCAACGGACGGATCAAATTTCCGATCAACGAGCCCGCTGAAGGCAAGAAGAAATCTCAGGTAGAGGAATACCTTGACTTCTATGCTGGCGCTGGCATCCAGCACATTGCCGTGGCTACGGACAACATCATAGAGACCGTCACTGCCATGTATGAACGCGGCGTGGAGTTTTTGAAAGTACCCGCTACATACTATGAAACCGTACTAGACCGTGTGGGTGAGATCGACGAAGACCTAGAACCGCTAAAGGAATTGGGCATCCTCATCGACCGAGATGACGAAGGCTATTTGCTACAGATTTTCACCAAACCGATAGAACCAAGACCGACAATGTTTTTTGAAATCATCCAACGCAAAGGTGCACAGTCGTTTGGTAAGGGCAATTTCAAAGCACTGTTTGAAGCCATAGAAAGAGAGCAAGAAGTAAGAGGGACTTTGTAA
- a CDS encoding homogentisate 1,2-dioxygenase, which yields MPHYHQLGKIPHKRHTTFKKADGSLHYEQLFGTIGFEGMSSLLYHLHRPTMVKEVAKSYSVAPKIAEEKNMLSLAMEGFKISAENDYLKSRKTILVNSDCHIILAAPKHSQTNYFYKNTDSDELIFVHKGTGTLKTQLGNITFGYGDYLLVPRGMIYQIHFDTEDNRLFIVESKRPIYTPKRYRNWFGQLLEHAPYCERDIRRPSELETFDEWGDFTVKVKKQNMMHEYIYASHPFDVVGWDGYNYPYAFSIHDFEPITGRVHQPPPVHQTFETDAFVVCSFVPRLYDYHPESIPAPYNHSNIDSDEVLYYVDGDFMSRNNIEKGNITLHPAGIPHGPHPGATERSIGQTKTEELAVMVDTFKPLMVTEEAMKILIKDYHKSWLA from the coding sequence ATGCCACATTATCATCAACTTGGTAAAATTCCGCACAAGCGGCATACTACCTTCAAAAAAGCAGATGGCAGCCTACATTATGAACAGCTATTCGGCACCATCGGATTCGAAGGCATGTCCTCACTCCTATATCACCTCCATCGCCCCACGATGGTCAAGGAAGTAGCCAAATCCTATAGCGTGGCACCGAAAATAGCAGAGGAGAAAAACATGCTTTCTCTGGCCATGGAAGGCTTCAAAATCTCGGCCGAAAACGATTATCTAAAAAGTCGAAAAACGATATTAGTCAACTCTGATTGCCACATTATCCTGGCAGCTCCGAAACACAGTCAAACAAACTATTTCTACAAAAACACAGACTCTGACGAACTGATTTTTGTACACAAAGGCACGGGTACTTTAAAAACCCAATTGGGCAATATCACCTTTGGTTATGGAGACTACCTACTTGTACCTCGTGGCATGATCTACCAGATACATTTCGACACGGAAGACAACCGCCTATTTATAGTAGAATCCAAACGACCGATCTACACACCCAAGCGGTATCGCAATTGGTTTGGACAGCTACTAGAGCATGCGCCCTACTGCGAACGCGACATAAGAAGACCCAGCGAGCTAGAAACCTTCGACGAGTGGGGAGATTTTACCGTGAAGGTAAAAAAACAAAACATGATGCACGAGTACATCTATGCCAGTCACCCTTTTGATGTAGTAGGATGGGATGGCTACAACTACCCGTACGCTTTCTCTATACACGATTTTGAACCAATCACTGGACGGGTGCATCAGCCACCGCCTGTGCATCAGACATTCGAGACGGATGCTTTTGTGGTATGCTCCTTTGTGCCCCGCCTCTACGACTACCATCCAGAGTCGATCCCCGCACCGTACAACCACAGCAACATAGACTCCGACGAAGTACTCTACTATGTAGATGGTGATTTTATGAGTCGCAACAATATCGAGAAAGGCAACATCACACTGCACCCAGCTGGCATTCCACACGGGCCTCACCCAGGTGCTACAGAGCGTAGCATTGGGCAAACCAAGACGGAAGAACTGGCCGTAATGGTGGATACTTTCAAACCGCTAATGGTGACAGAAGAGGCAATGAAGATACTCATCAAAGACTATCACAAGAGCTGGCTAGCCTAA